Below is a window of Bacteroidota bacterium DNA.
ATTCTCCTTATTTGAGCCAATTGATGACGATTTCAGAGATTATTATCCTATGGCTATAGGTTATAAAATTGAAGGAGGTAAATATATAAGCAAAGAAGTCCGTGCTGGTATAGGTGTTTCTTGGTATGGAAAAGGCAAGGACAATTATGGGTATAAAGACAAGTTGAGTTTAGGAGATATTTTAGCAAATATTGAATGGGTCCCAACAGGAGTGGATGGTAAAGACTGGTTTTCTATTGGTCTGTCTGCTAAAATGCGATACATGAAAATAAAATATGAAGATGGAGATGAATGGACAGGGGAAGGATTTGGATTCAGTCCAAGAATTGGATCAAATATATTTTTATCCGAAAATGTAAATCTCTTTTTAGAATTGGAGTATGAATTGATAAAAGATTCTGATGATTATGATATTGGTGGAGTGATATTTACGATAGGAATTAAAATTAAATAGTATTTGATAAGATAGATTTTTATTACCTGTATTTAAATTAATTTAAGATTAAAAGTATTCTGAAATGTATAAAAATAGAAGAGTTTTTATTAGAGATTTAGGAATTATTAGTGCAGGAATAATTATTCCAGGTTTTTTAGGATGTGAAGGAGGGGATAAAGTTGAACCTTCTCCAAGACCAAAGCCAGATCCAATTCCAGATCCAATTTTAACTCCTTTTCAAAAATATAATATTTCTGTAGATTCTCCTCCAAACAGAAAGGCTTTGTTTGAAACTGTGCGAGGGGTTTCTGATTCTCAGGGAATTTTGAAGTTTTCTAGTAGTTTTGGAAGTGATTCTTTTTTTGTTTCAAATAGGTGGGGAACAGAAACGCTTTCTGGAATTAAAGGAAATTGTTTTTTTCATAGAACAGATAGAACAAAGCGAGCAGTTTATGTTGAAGATGAAGGAAGAAAATATTATCCTAATTTATCTTTTCCCTATGCTGCTGGAACCAAAAGTGGAGGTATAATTACTCTGGATAAGAAAATTGATGGAAAAGGAATTATGGGTACATGGGCCAAAAAGCTTGATGATTCTTTACCATCTTGGAATTGGGAAAAGATTGATGATAAACCTGGATCAATTTATTTAGGAGATTGGACTTTTGATGAAATAAGAAATTTTAATACCACTTTAAAGAATGGTAGTTTGATTATTACTTCAACGATTCCTAATACAGTTACTGCTGCAGCATATACAGTGCTTTCAACGGCTGGAGATGTTTTAAATGGTATTGATGATTTGATTTCAATTATAAATTATCTTTCTCCGGGAACAATTGATAAAACTAAACGATATGCTTGGTATCAACCAATTCCTTTTGTGCCGTTTGTTTCTTTGTTTGAACCGGCTGGAGAATTGTTAAAATATAAAGCAGAAGATATAAAAGAATTTTTTCCCTCGGAAATTGGCAATTCATGGAAATATTTGGTTGGAAATAATTTGTATGAAATGAAAATCAATGGTTTGAGAAATATTAAAGGAAAAGATTTATTTGTTTCTAAAGGAGTTGATGGAATTGAAGAATATCTTGGATTTTCTGGAAATACTCTAAATCATTATGGGTTTAATCTTTCGGGAATTGGAGATGTATTTTTTGATCCACCTATTTCTTTTGGAGATTCACAAATACAAAAAGGCAAAACTTATTCTTCAAATTCAAAAATTATTTGTGAGAATTATCCAAATTTAGTTGGGAATGTACAGGAATCTTTTTATTATGAAAATCGTGAAGTGGCTGCTCCTTTTAATAAACCCTATGGAGGTTGTTTTAAGATTAGAGAACAAACAAATTTGCAATTAACAAATGGAAGTCAGACTGTTAATGACGGGGGAACTTTTTATCATTGGCATGCTAAAAATATTGGGAGAGTTCAATCTGAAATAAATGGCATAGTTTTTCCCTTGTATGAATTTAATTTAGAGAACTTGAAAAGTGCAGGGAGTTTTAAAAAGTTAGAAAAAAAGGTTTCAACATCAGGAATAGTGGTAGAAGCGATTAGGAAATTGATTTAAGGGTGCTTTTCTAAAGAGAGATTTAAACTTACGGGAAAAAATAATTTCCGTCTATGAAATTAGACTTTTGTATACATGAATTTCAGTTAAGAATGAAATAACTTTTGTAAGTAAATCCATCTAATAATGGGAAATATGAAACACATAAAAAAAAATGGATAAAAAACCCAAATTTGATTTTATATACCTTTTAATTGTAATCGGTATTATTTTCCTGCTTGTAAAACATCAGGATTTATCCACGGAAAATTTAATCCTGTATTTGGTATTTTTTGATATCGTTGTTGGGTTTGTGCTAATTGGGAAAGGCTTTTTTAAATGGGACATGAGCTATATTTTCACCGGGGCCTTTTGTGCATTATGTGCTTATTATTCCTATAAAGAAATGAATGATTCTTCTTTGTTGTTCCTTATTATTGGAGGCTTGGTTGGGATTGGTAACCATGTGCGGAAATCATTCAAAAAATATATTGGGTAAAATATAAACCGGGACGACATTCTATTGAAACCGATTATCATCACGAACAACGTTTAGCACAAAAAAATAAAGAATATTAATATCGAAAATATTAAAAATTGCCTTATTTCAATAAACGTAGAGATATGAATCTTAGTAATTTCTTAAAACAAATTATTTTAACTATAATTATTAGTGGATTTTGTGTTAGTGTATTAGGTCAATCTTCATATTCTGTAAAAGTATTTCCAAAACAATCAAATGGTTGGACTGGAAGTGTTAAGAAGGATTATAATGGCAATGTTGATGATATTGACAATGAAATTCATGTTGGAAAACCTACTTTAGGATGGCCACACAGAGGTTTTATTATTTTTAATATAGAATCTTGGATCCCAACATTAGCAACTATTCAAAAAATAGAGCTTTATTTATGGCCATATAATTCAGGAGGATGGGATCACTACTTAATTATAACTCATTTGACAGAAGCTCATATTAGAGATAGAGGGGTAGATCTTTGGAATTCAATATCTTCATCAAATTCATTATATTATGGAGATGCTTTAAAATCCATTGAAGATAAGTGGGTTAAGATTGAATTGAATGCTCGGGCTGT
It encodes the following:
- a CDS encoding outer membrane beta-barrel protein, producing MKKIYFIVCCLLVPFILPNKVSAQQKNSFYTKIGFSLFEPIDDDFRDYYPMAIGYKIEGGKYISKEVRAGIGVSWYGKGKDNYGYKDKLSLGDILANIEWVPTGVDGKDWFSIGLSAKMRYMKIKYEDGDEWTGEGFGFSPRIGSNIFLSENVNLFLELEYELIKDSDDYDIGGVIFTIGIKIK